One Chryseobacterium indoltheticum DNA segment encodes these proteins:
- the rsmG gene encoding 16S rRNA (guanine(527)-N(7))-methyltransferase RsmG — protein sequence MSIAIIQKYFPDLSEKQIEQFTMLESLYGEWNEKINVISRKDMESLYEKHILHSLGIAKIMEFAPGTKVLDVGTGGGFPGIPLAILFPETQFTLIDSIGKKITVVNAVAEGVGLSNLTAIHGRAEKVKEKFHFVVSRAVTQMPEFLRWLKGKFEKEQLNAKHNGVLYLKGGDLAEELAGLKCELFNLKNYFDEEFFDTKKVVYLSKGNFNS from the coding sequence ATGTCGATAGCAATCATTCAAAAATACTTTCCGGATCTTTCAGAAAAACAAATTGAGCAGTTTACAATGCTTGAAAGCCTTTATGGAGAATGGAACGAGAAAATAAATGTCATTTCCCGAAAAGATATGGAATCTCTTTATGAGAAACATATTTTACATTCTTTAGGCATCGCAAAAATCATGGAATTTGCTCCCGGAACGAAAGTTTTAGATGTTGGAACCGGAGGTGGTTTTCCCGGAATTCCTTTGGCAATTCTGTTTCCTGAAACTCAGTTCACCTTAATAGATTCTATTGGTAAGAAAATTACGGTTGTAAATGCTGTTGCAGAAGGCGTTGGCTTATCAAATCTTACGGCAATCCATGGAAGGGCAGAAAAAGTAAAAGAAAAGTTTCATTTCGTGGTGAGTCGTGCCGTTACTCAAATGCCCGAATTTTTAAGATGGCTTAAAGGTAAATTTGAAAAAGAACAGCTAAATGCAAAGCATAACGGAGTTTTATATCTAAAAGGCGGAGACCTTGCCGAAGAACTTGCCGGATTAAAATGTGAACTTTTCAATCTAAAAAATTACTTCGATGAAGAGTTTTTTGACACCAAAAAAGTAGTTTATCTTTCAAAGGGTAATTTTAATTCTTAA
- a CDS encoding DUF922 domain-containing protein codes for MKFFLIIFILIFNNISAQNIYWSVDQKLVWDNFKSKTNNLGGSTVVAYTHCGWEYSATTSSDPKVPVKITIQTVFNENKSWKDVKRINDYVLLHEQKHFDIAEIHARKLRKEVSEKIKTTADYNKFFKSIYAKISSEYKNFQANYDRATEHGMNKEKQAEYNLLITEELEKLNNYQKL; via the coding sequence ATGAAGTTTTTTTTAATAATTTTTATATTGATTTTCAATAATATATCAGCTCAAAATATTTACTGGAGCGTAGATCAAAAATTGGTTTGGGATAATTTTAAAAGCAAAACCAACAATCTGGGTGGCTCAACAGTAGTAGCCTACACCCATTGCGGCTGGGAATATTCTGCAACGACATCAAGCGATCCTAAAGTTCCCGTAAAAATCACTATTCAGACGGTTTTTAATGAGAACAAATCATGGAAGGATGTCAAAAGGATCAATGATTATGTATTGCTTCATGAGCAAAAGCATTTTGATATCGCCGAAATTCATGCCAGAAAACTCAGAAAGGAAGTTTCAGAAAAAATAAAAACAACAGCCGATTACAATAAGTTTTTCAAATCAATTTATGCTAAAATCTCTTCCGAATACAAAAATTTTCAGGCTAATTACGACCGTGCTACCGAGCATGGAATGAATAAAGAAAAGCAGGCAGAATACAATCTTTTGATTACCGAAGAACTCGAAAAACTAAACAACTACCAGAAACTTTGA
- a CDS encoding PD-(D/E)XK nuclease family protein, with protein MKFLNKIIDELLVQNTDLSQFSIVLPGKRPIVFIRQILEENNYSGFLPNFYTIEELIVNIVDQQTIQGISLWLFAFDVYKSLNLIPNDDFSEFLKWFPTLQKDWDDILKFSDSDEAVLQYMFDEERIKEWAQDLGDDDEIPRKKFLNFWRNMNIFLPVLKKKLKEKNWATPGMIHESAKAKIGEFAKNNIENFVFCGFNAFTPVEEKLVRNLLQWNRAQCFFQADRYYFDDERQEAGKFLRNHKMWKEFNDSRAFNWIEDDFNQTKKIKVYEVSGNVTQTKILPELFKNINNKTYTNTAVVLLDENLLPASLDVMHEVENLNITMGFPLKNLSFSNAVKQLFYLQKQLEKSKSSYYYRDVYPILEELPKSDDDEKTINDFKSKIEERNIVYISQKLLTELLGNLSYFNLLQKADSGYQFLDDLIAFCKKIKWLELDDIQYENVSHFENAFRIIKNQITPYGFEIKMETLEILINQHINSESIDFQGEPLKGLQVMGLLETRLLNFENVILLSVNEGKLPLGNSQNTYIPFDIRRHFDLHTFLENDSIYAYHFYRLIQDAQNVHLLFNALSSGVNTGEKSRFITQIEMESSHHIEHVIVENSSEPILSQPIEIFKTEIVEQQLLKWKEKVSASHLTSYLYNPIDFYLSKILNTSEADEIEEELSIRNYGNLVHYTLQEVYEVLKGKVLKSNDLQTSIKRIDEFINIAIEKLKHQPEFYNKGMNFIHKAIAKKVIENILNHDLELIKAGNSLEIIDIERRFESVDFYLNEERSDKVSFFGFIDRIDRLNGTVRIIDYKTAKTKNLTVKIDELNKSDYFQNSDRKQAMQLCLYQYVIQSLPEFWGFPVETGIWSFADAKKGVVSLEFAQGSLDEAMVSIQNLIHEILNPEISFLENVKNYNF; from the coding sequence TTGAAATTTCTAAATAAAATCATCGATGAATTATTAGTCCAAAACACTGATTTATCGCAATTTAGTATTGTTCTTCCAGGTAAAAGACCGATCGTTTTTATACGTCAGATTTTAGAAGAAAATAATTATTCCGGGTTTCTGCCTAATTTTTATACGATTGAGGAACTGATCGTAAATATCGTAGATCAACAGACCATTCAGGGGATTTCTTTGTGGCTTTTCGCATTTGATGTTTATAAAAGCTTAAATCTTATTCCAAACGACGATTTTTCCGAATTTTTGAAATGGTTTCCTACACTCCAAAAAGATTGGGATGATATTTTAAAATTTTCAGATTCTGATGAAGCCGTTTTACAATATATGTTTGATGAAGAACGTATAAAAGAATGGGCACAGGATTTGGGTGACGATGATGAAATTCCGCGAAAAAAGTTTCTGAATTTCTGGCGCAATATGAATATTTTTCTTCCTGTTTTAAAGAAGAAACTGAAAGAAAAAAACTGGGCAACTCCGGGAATGATTCACGAATCGGCAAAAGCAAAAATAGGGGAGTTTGCGAAAAACAATATCGAAAATTTTGTTTTCTGCGGTTTCAACGCATTTACTCCTGTTGAAGAAAAATTAGTGAGGAATCTTCTCCAGTGGAATAGAGCACAATGCTTTTTCCAGGCAGACCGATATTATTTTGATGACGAAAGACAAGAAGCCGGAAAATTTCTTCGAAATCACAAAATGTGGAAAGAATTTAATGACAGTAGAGCTTTCAACTGGATAGAAGACGACTTTAACCAAACTAAAAAAATAAAAGTCTATGAAGTCTCGGGTAATGTAACGCAAACCAAGATTTTACCTGAATTATTTAAAAACATCAATAATAAAACATATACCAACACGGCGGTTGTTTTGCTTGATGAAAATCTTCTTCCTGCAAGTCTGGATGTAATGCATGAGGTTGAAAACCTAAACATTACAATGGGTTTTCCGCTAAAAAACCTTTCTTTTTCTAATGCCGTAAAACAGCTTTTTTATCTTCAGAAACAGCTTGAAAAAAGCAAATCTTCTTATTATTACCGCGATGTTTATCCAATTCTTGAAGAACTGCCAAAATCTGATGATGACGAAAAAACAATCAACGATTTCAAATCTAAAATAGAAGAAAGAAATATCGTTTATATTTCTCAAAAACTTTTAACTGAGCTTCTGGGTAACCTTTCATATTTTAATTTACTTCAGAAAGCAGATTCCGGATATCAGTTTTTGGATGATCTTATAGCATTTTGCAAAAAAATCAAATGGCTTGAGCTGGATGATATTCAGTATGAAAACGTTTCTCATTTTGAAAATGCATTCAGAATTATTAAAAATCAGATTACGCCTTATGGTTTTGAAATCAAGATGGAAACGCTTGAAATCCTTATCAACCAACATATTAATTCAGAAAGTATAGATTTTCAGGGTGAACCGTTAAAGGGACTTCAGGTAATGGGACTTTTGGAAACCCGTCTTTTAAACTTCGAAAACGTGATTCTACTATCAGTTAACGAAGGTAAATTACCGCTCGGAAACTCACAAAACACCTACATTCCTTTTGATATAAGAAGGCACTTTGACTTGCATACATTCCTTGAAAATGACAGTATTTATGCGTATCACTTTTACCGATTAATTCAGGATGCACAGAATGTACATTTACTTTTTAACGCATTAAGTTCGGGAGTAAATACGGGAGAAAAAAGCAGGTTTATTACTCAGATCGAAATGGAAAGTTCTCATCACATCGAGCACGTTATAGTTGAAAATTCTTCAGAGCCTATTTTAAGCCAGCCAATCGAGATTTTCAAGACTGAAATTGTTGAGCAGCAGCTTTTAAAATGGAAAGAAAAAGTTTCGGCTTCGCATTTAACAAGCTACCTTTATAACCCTATTGATTTTTATCTTTCAAAGATTTTAAACACCTCTGAAGCGGATGAAATTGAAGAAGAATTATCTATTAGAAATTACGGAAATTTAGTTCATTACACGCTTCAAGAAGTGTATGAAGTATTAAAAGGTAAAGTTTTAAAATCAAATGATTTACAGACTTCAATTAAACGGATAGATGAATTTATAAATATTGCTATTGAAAAGCTAAAACATCAGCCTGAATTTTACAATAAAGGGATGAATTTCATTCATAAAGCCATTGCTAAAAAAGTAATTGAGAATATTCTAAACCACGATTTAGAATTAATAAAAGCTGGTAATTCTTTAGAAATAATTGATATTGAAAGAAGATTTGAAAGTGTAGATTTTTATCTGAATGAAGAAAGATCTGACAAGGTTTCTTTCTTTGGTTTTATCGACCGAATTGACCGATTAAACGGAACAGTAAGAATTATCGATTATAAAACTGCAAAAACAAAAAATCTTACTGTAAAAATTGATGAATTAAATAAATCAGACTATTTCCAGAATAGCGACAGAAAACAGGCGATGCAGCTTTGTTTGTACCAATACGTGATACAAAGTTTACCCGAATTTTGGGGATTTCCTGTAGAAACCGGAATCTGGAGTTTTGCAGATGCTAAAAAAGGAGTAGTGTCATTAGAATTTGCTCAGGGAAGTCTTGATGAGGCTATGGTTTCTATTCAAAATTTAATACACGAAATTCTGAATCCTGAAATTAGTTTCCTAGAAAATGTGAAAAATTATAATTTTTAG